One window from the genome of Sandaracinaceae bacterium encodes:
- a CDS encoding TonB family protein: MAHNIPISFKIYAGDELVRTESLTQDIIKVGKLQSSHLRIDDDNVSRMHAVIEVTSPTEVFIIDLGSASGTVVNGKKVNKAQLNSGDELTLGGSRVVVEIGAAAAVAAPPPAAPPPRAPAPPPIAKAAPPAPAAAAAPAAPAAPAVAAAPPPPKPAAPAATPFAASAAAPNPFGAAKKALPNPFAPPPTTSSRSLEDVDLSTIDPEKLTYGVVASGPPVDPNEVETAEQALEVMVMWGKSVLHVDHLKPARTFWVGEPEGKEEVDYLIAPDILGMSRMPVCVVSGGSTAMVFPQGATGEVMIGDQTTAIESINLGACPEVPNAQQYLVPDGAMVRVNWKGFTFMVRSVKAGKKVATGFSLDWVPLAYLGGVMLFVGALLTAMYFSPPPVAGLNNDIIDPNSRLAQFIIEPPETEEPPEEEEEAPSEDAGGTGTAHEGESGAMGDERAERTDNHYSIQGDANPEDQQMARQEAREQAATAGVVGALAALSGSFMSPTSPYGGDQAIGAGEISALGALTGSQAGSNFGMGGLGLTGTGRGGGGFGQGTIGMGTIGTIGHGSGRGTGSGIGDGGGLGDRQASRPQIRPGTAAVRGSLSADVIRRVVRRHLGEVRFCYEQALNSQPDLRGTVSVRWIISPTGSVTTSTVSGSTLGSARVESCVASAVRRWTFPAPDGGGLVSVTYPFTLESN, translated from the coding sequence GTGGCACACAACATCCCGATCTCGTTCAAGATCTACGCCGGCGACGAGCTCGTCCGGACCGAGTCGCTCACGCAGGACATCATCAAGGTCGGCAAGCTGCAGTCGTCGCACTTGCGCATCGACGACGACAACGTCTCGCGCATGCACGCGGTCATCGAGGTGACCAGCCCGACGGAGGTCTTCATCATCGACCTCGGGTCTGCGTCTGGGACAGTCGTCAACGGCAAGAAGGTCAACAAGGCTCAGCTCAACTCCGGTGACGAGCTGACCTTGGGTGGCAGCCGCGTCGTCGTCGAGATCGGGGCCGCCGCAGCGGTTGCCGCTCCGCCGCCGGCTGCTCCACCGCCGCGTGCCCCCGCGCCTCCGCCCATCGCCAAGGCGGCGCCGCCCGCGCCCGCGGCCGCGGCCGCGCCGGCCGCCCCCGCGGCGCCTGCGGTTGCTGCCGCGCCTCCGCCGCCCAAGCCTGCTGCGCCCGCGGCCACCCCGTTCGCGGCCTCCGCAGCCGCCCCAAACCCCTTTGGGGCGGCCAAGAAGGCGCTCCCGAATCCGTTCGCACCACCCCCGACCACGAGCAGTCGCTCGCTGGAGGACGTGGACCTCAGCACCATCGACCCGGAGAAGCTCACCTATGGGGTCGTCGCGAGCGGCCCCCCGGTCGACCCCAACGAGGTCGAGACAGCGGAGCAGGCGCTCGAGGTCATGGTCATGTGGGGCAAGTCCGTGCTCCACGTCGACCACCTGAAGCCAGCTCGCACGTTCTGGGTGGGTGAGCCCGAGGGCAAAGAGGAGGTGGACTACCTCATCGCTCCGGACATCCTCGGGATGTCGCGCATGCCCGTGTGCGTGGTCAGCGGCGGATCCACCGCGATGGTGTTCCCACAGGGAGCCACTGGCGAGGTGATGATCGGCGACCAGACGACGGCCATCGAGAGCATCAACCTCGGCGCGTGCCCGGAGGTTCCGAACGCCCAGCAGTACCTCGTCCCGGACGGCGCGATGGTGCGCGTGAACTGGAAGGGGTTCACGTTCATGGTGCGCTCGGTCAAGGCGGGTAAGAAGGTCGCGACGGGCTTCTCGCTCGACTGGGTACCGCTCGCCTATCTGGGCGGCGTGATGCTGTTCGTCGGGGCACTGCTCACGGCGATGTACTTCTCGCCTCCGCCCGTCGCTGGCTTGAACAACGACATCATCGACCCGAACAGCCGCTTGGCGCAGTTCATCATCGAGCCCCCCGAGACGGAAGAGCCGCCCGAAGAAGAAGAGGAGGCGCCGAGCGAGGACGCTGGTGGCACCGGTACGGCGCACGAGGGGGAGAGCGGTGCGATGGGTGACGAGCGCGCGGAGCGCACGGACAACCACTACTCCATCCAGGGTGACGCGAACCCAGAGGATCAACAGATGGCGCGCCAGGAGGCGCGTGAGCAGGCGGCCACCGCTGGTGTCGTCGGCGCACTGGCCGCGCTCTCTGGCTCGTTCATGTCGCCGACCTCGCCCTACGGTGGCGACCAGGCCATTGGCGCGGGGGAGATCAGCGCGCTAGGCGCCCTCACGGGGTCGCAGGCGGGCTCCAACTTCGGCATGGGCGGCCTCGGCCTCACGGGCACCGGTCGTGGTGGTGGCGGCTTCGGCCAGGGCACCATCGGCATGGGCACCATCGGCACCATCGGTCACGGCAGCGGCCGTGGAACGGGCAGCGGCATCGGTGACGGAGGCGGCCTCGGCGATCGTCAGGCGTCCCGCCCGCAGATCCGCCCGGGTACGGCGGCGGTTCGTGGTTCGCTCTCGGCGGACGTCATTCGCCGCGTGGTGCGTCGCCACCTCGGCGAGGTGCGCTTCTGCTATGAGCAGGCCCTGAACTCGCAGCCTGACCTCCGCGGTACGGTCTCCGTACGCTGGATCATCTCGCCCACCGGGTCGGTGACCACCTCCACCGTGTCGGGGTCCACGCTCGGCAGCGCACGCGTCGAGAGCTGCGTTGCGTCGGCGGTGCGTCGCTGGACCTTCCCGGCGCCGGATGGTGGCGGTCTGGTCTCGGTCACCTATCCGTTCACGCTCGAATCCAACTGA
- a CDS encoding tetratricopeptide repeat protein has protein sequence MSRLQTIGFSLVFFVILTGGNCSRARVESMTHMNVGVAAARTGRYADAKQELERAIALDPTNDQAFFNLAIVHMELSEWEVAEEHLSRAITVNPEPAGYHEKLGTVRMQLEQWERAKEAFEGAIAADPNVFKAYYKLAQCLERLDDPHGALVNYTESARRGPRFIEAYVALGRLYADQGFPELATRVLRSGLDVAIPRTDEQAQLYHVLGTIQQEQGNYAAAVESFRAALDIMPGMSDALFSIGWTYAEMDQREEAVRYLEMYVAGAGQNASEHYVRAARSKLDQLSL, from the coding sequence ATGAGCCGGCTTCAGACCATCGGTTTTTCACTGGTTTTTTTCGTGATTCTGACGGGCGGCAATTGCTCCCGCGCGCGCGTCGAGTCGATGACCCACATGAACGTGGGCGTCGCCGCAGCGCGCACGGGACGCTACGCAGACGCGAAACAGGAGCTCGAGCGCGCCATCGCGCTCGATCCCACGAATGATCAGGCGTTCTTCAACCTCGCGATCGTCCACATGGAGCTGTCCGAGTGGGAGGTGGCGGAAGAGCACTTGAGCCGCGCCATCACCGTCAACCCCGAGCCTGCCGGTTATCACGAGAAGCTCGGCACCGTGCGCATGCAGCTCGAGCAGTGGGAGCGCGCGAAGGAGGCCTTCGAGGGCGCCATCGCGGCCGACCCGAACGTCTTCAAGGCGTACTACAAGCTGGCGCAGTGCCTCGAGCGACTCGACGACCCACACGGCGCGCTGGTCAACTACACCGAGTCGGCCCGACGCGGCCCGCGCTTCATCGAGGCGTACGTCGCCCTCGGTCGTCTCTATGCGGACCAGGGCTTCCCGGAGCTCGCCACGCGCGTGCTGCGCAGCGGCCTCGACGTCGCCATTCCGCGTACGGACGAGCAGGCGCAGCTCTATCACGTGCTGGGCACCATCCAGCAGGAGCAGGGCAACTACGCGGCCGCGGTGGAGTCCTTCCGCGCGGCGCTCGACATCATGCCGGGCATGAGCGATGCGCTGTTCTCCATCGGCTGGACGTACGCCGAGATGGACCAGCGTGAGGAGGCCGTCCGGTACCTGGAGATGTACGTGGCCGGCGCGGGGCAGAACGCTTCCGAGCACTACGTGCGCGCCGCGCGTTCCAAGCTGGATCAGCTTTCACTGTAG